One genomic region from Equus asinus isolate D_3611 breed Donkey chromosome 10, EquAss-T2T_v2, whole genome shotgun sequence encodes:
- the TRIM32 gene encoding E3 ubiquitin-protein ligase TRIM32: MAAAAASHLNLDALREVLECPICMESFTEEQLRPKLLHCGHTICRQCLEKLLASSINGVRCPFCSKITRITSLTQLTDNLTVLKIIDTAGLSEAVGLLMCRSCGRRLPRQFCRSCGVVLCEPCREADHQPPGHCTLPVKEAAEERRRDFGEKLARLRELMGELQRRKVALEGVSKDLQARYKAVLQEYGHEERRVQEELARSRKFFTGSLAEVEKSNSQVIEEQSYLLNIAEVQAVSRCDYFLAKIKQADVALLEETADEEEPELTASLPRELTLQDVELLKVGHVGPLQIGQAAKKPRTVNMEDSWAMEAAASAASTSVTFREMDLSPEEVVASPRASPAKQRGSETAANIQQCLFLKKMGAKGSTPGMFNLPVSLYVTSQGEVLVADRGNYRIQVFTRKGFLKEIRRSPSGIDSFVLSFLGADLPNLTPLSVAMNCHGLIGVTDSYDNSLKVYTLDGHCVACHRSQLSKPWGITALPSGQFVVTDVEGGKLWCFTVDRGAGVVKYNCLCSAVRPKFVTCDAEGTVYFTQGLGLNLENRQNEHHLEGGFSIGSVGPDGQLGRQISHFFSENEDFRCIAGMCVDARGDLIVADSSRKEILHFPKGGGYSVLIREGLTCPVGIALTPKGQLLVLDCWDHCIKIYSYHLRRYSTP; the protein is encoded by the coding sequence ATGGCCGCAGCAGCAGCTTCTCACCTGAACCTGGATGCCCTCCGGGAAGTGCTGGAATGCCCCATCTGCATGGAGTCCTTCACAGAGGAGCAGCTGCGGCCCAAGCTCCTGCACTGTGGCCATACCATCTGCCGCCAGTGCCTGGAGAAGCTACTGGCCAGTAGCATCAATGGTGTCCGCTGTCCCTTTTGCAGCAAGATTACCCGCATAACCAGCCTGACGCAGCTGACAGACAACCTGACAGTGCTGAAGATCATTGACACAGCTGGGCTCAGTGAGGCCGTGGGGCTGCTCATGTGCCGGTCCTGTGGGCGGCGGCTGCCCCGGCAGTTCTGCCGGAGCTGTGGCGTGGTGTTATGTGAGCCCTGCCGCGAGGCAGACCACCAGCCTCCTGGCCACTGTACACTCCCTGTGAAAGAGGCTGCCGAGGAGCGACGACGGGACTTTGGTGAGAAGTTGGCCCGTCTGCGGGAGCTTATGGGGGAGCTGCAGCGGCGGAAGGTAGCCTTGGAAGGTGTCTCCAAGGACCTTCAGGCAAGGTATAAAGCAGTTCTCCAGGAGTATGGGCACGAGGAGCGCCGGGTCCAGGAAGAGCTGGCTCGCTCCCGCAAGTTCTTCACGGGCTCTTTGGCTGAGGTTGAGAAGTCCAATAGTCAAGTGATAGAAGAGCAGAGTTACTTGCTTAACATTGCAGAGGTGCAGGCTGTGTCTCGCTGTGACTACTTCCTGGCCAAGATCAAGCAGGCCGATGTAGCACTACTGGAGGAGACAGCTGATGAGGAGGAGCCAGAGCTGACTGCCAGCCTGCCCCGGGAGCTCACCCTGCAGGATGTGGAGCTCCTTAAGGTGGGCCATGTGGGCCCCCTCCAAATTGGGCAGGCTGCTAAGAAGCCCCGGACAGTCAACATGGAAGATTCCTGGGCCATGGAGGCTGCAGCCTCTGCTGCCTCTACCTCTGTTACATTTAGAGAGATGGACTTGAGCCCCGAGGAAGTGGTTGCCAGCCCTAGGGCCTCGCCTGCTAAGCAGCGGGGTTCTGAGACAGCCGCCAATATCCAGCAGTGTCTCTTTCTCAAGAAGATGGGGGCCAAAGGCAGCACTCCAGGCATGTTCAACCTTCCAGTCAGTCTCTACGTGACCAGTCAAGGCGAGGTGCTGGTTGCTGACCGTGGCAACTACCGCATACAAGTCTTTACCCGCAAAGGCTTTTTGAAGGAGATCCGCCGCAGCCCCAGTGGCATTGATAGCTTTGTGCTGAGCTTCCTTGGGGCCGATTTGCCCAATCTCACTCCTCTCTCAGTGGCCATGAACTGCCATGGGCTGATTGGTGTGACTGACAGCTATGACAACTCCCTCAAGGTATACACATTGGATGGCCACTGTGTGGCATGTCACAGGAGCCAGCTGAGCAAACCCTGGGGCATCACAGCCCTTCCATCTGGTCAGTTCGTGGTAACTGATGTGGAAGGAGGAAAGCTCTGGTGCTTTACTGTTGACCGAGGAGCAGGGGTGGTCAAATACAACTGCCTCTGCAGTGCCGTGCGGCCCAAATTTGTCACCTGTGATGCAGAGGGCACCGTCTACTTCACCCAGGGCTTAGGCCTCAATTTGGAGAATCGGCAGAATGAGCACCACCTGGAGGGTGGCTTCTCCATTGGCTCTGTGGGCCCTGATGGGCAGCTGGGTCGCCAGATTAGCCACTTCTTCTCGGAGAATGAAGATTTCCGCTGCATTGCTGGCATGTGTGTGGATGCTCGTGGTGATCTCATCGTGGCTGACAGTAGTCGCAAGGAAATTCTCCACTTTCCTAAGGGTGGGGGTTATAGTGTTCTTATTCGAGAGGGGCTCACCTGTCCCGTGGGCATTGCCCTCACGCCTAAGGGGCAGCTGCTGGTCTTGGACTGTTGGGATCATTGCATCAAGATTTACAGCTACCACCTGAGAAGATATTCCACCCCTTAG